A DNA window from bacterium contains the following coding sequences:
- a CDS encoding class I SAM-dependent methyltransferase: MLNIYWNRNRTNRLEPPPWIQHHYEVERTFAQQIRQTEKNSAARRKLLQEAYAQVTEIQMNYPGGFPAETKEAQYLCSIIESIPTKGRKVLEVGCGTGNLAIALAEKGFEIVGLDLDQQRIQRALAKTNLFTNRVTLYMSDIMTVDSNLVPDNSFDIVVNDNVLEHIVPDEADDFIVRCKSKLKPGGWLVTVTPNRFIGPYDVSRHFLPKGTPAQGLHLKEYSFQELIELISRNEFNKIITLPAAASISVKLGCKKGARIWMYKSKLFETILGYVPAGIRGEKIFRLLVSDIILAQK; encoded by the coding sequence ATGCTCAATATCTATTGGAACCGTAACCGAACGAATCGTCTCGAACCACCACCTTGGATACAACACCATTATGAAGTAGAACGGACGTTTGCTCAACAAATTAGACAAACCGAGAAAAACTCCGCTGCGCGAAGGAAATTATTGCAAGAAGCATATGCGCAAGTTACTGAAATCCAGATGAATTATCCAGGCGGATTCCCGGCTGAAACCAAAGAGGCACAATATCTCTGTTCGATTATTGAATCAATCCCTACAAAGGGACGTAAGGTTCTTGAAGTCGGTTGTGGCACTGGAAATCTCGCTATTGCTTTAGCAGAAAAAGGATTTGAGATTGTCGGACTAGACCTTGACCAGCAACGGATTCAACGCGCGCTAGCTAAAACGAACTTGTTTACCAATCGTGTTACGCTGTACATGTCGGATATTATGACAGTTGACTCTAACTTGGTTCCGGATAATAGTTTCGATATAGTCGTGAATGATAATGTTCTGGAACATATTGTACCAGATGAAGCTGATGATTTTATTGTTCGATGTAAATCTAAACTTAAACCAGGCGGATGGTTGGTTACCGTAACGCCGAACCGTTTTATCGGTCCGTATGATGTTAGCCGCCATTTTCTTCCTAAAGGAACTCCGGCTCAAGGACTACATTTAAAAGAATATAGTTTTCAGGAGTTAATCGAATTAATCAGTCGAAATGAATTCAACAAGATTATAACACTTCCCGCTGCCGCAAGTATTTCTGTGAAATTGGGGTGCAAAAAAGGGGCTCGTATCTGGATGTATAAATCTAAATTATTTGAAACCATTTTAGGTTATGTACCGGCCGGGATACGTGGTGAAAAGATTTTTCGGCTTCTGGTAAGCGACATTATTCTCGCACAAAAATGA